A part of Carassius carassius chromosome 4, fCarCar2.1, whole genome shotgun sequence genomic DNA contains:
- the LOC132133210 gene encoding uncharacterized protein LOC132133210: MADESLPLIAGGDTLELHSVQLELKAMGKQIRDLEVRQAQLRERRAAVESSRADAHKSGVSIQRAVNSPTTSTPCVSLHRPGAPRMRSSQMSFTPTPGHHGPWVHPQRRTRAEPRATTSPPPAFEISIRNCFAPLRETGRDAVIIGDSIVRHVRATLAEGKVHTHCFPGARVLDVSAQIPAILKADESPRAVVLHAGVNDTTLRQKETLKRDFSSLIETVRSTTPAATIIVSGPLPTYRRGHERFSRLFALNEWLLSWCKEQKLLFVNNWNLFWERPRLFRADGLHHSRVGAELLSDNISRTLRSM, translated from the coding sequence atggcagatgaatctctacctttgattgcaggtgggGACACACTCGAGCTGCATTCTGTGCAACTCGAGCTCAAGGCcatggggaagcagattcgcgacctggaggtgaggcaggcccagctgagagagcggagagccgcggtggaatcatcccgggctgacgctcacaagtccggggtaagtatacagcgtgctgttaacagtcccaccacgtctactccgtgtgtttctctgcacaggcccggtgcacccaggatgcgatcttcccagatgtccttcactccgacgccgggacaccacggaccctgggtgcatccacagcggaggacgcgagccgagccccgggcgacgacttctccccctcctgccttcgagatctccatccggaactgcttcgctcccctccgcgagacaggacgcgacgctgtgatcatcggagactcgatcgtccgacacgtccgtgctacgttagccgaaggtaaagtgcacactcattgtttccctggtgctcgtgttctcgatgtttctgcgcagatacccgcgatcctgaaggccgacgagagccccagagcggttgtgcttcacgccggggttaacgacaccacgctgcggcagaaggagacgctgaagagggacttcagcagcctgattgagacggttcgcagcacgacgcccgcagcgacgatcatcgtgtcaggaccactgcccacgtatcgacgaggacatgaaaggttcagtagactttttgctttaaatgaatggttgttgtcatggtgtaaagaacagaaactgctatttgttaataactggaatcttttctgggagcgtcctaggctgtttcgcgctgatggcttaCACCACAGCAGAGTCGGAGCAGAGCTGctttctgacaacatctccaggacacttcgctccatgtga